The Deltaproteobacteria bacterium DNA segment CGCAGCTGCCGAGCGCCATCTGAAAGTGGTCAACGCCGCCTCGGGCGGAACCACCGGCATCGACTCCGAAGGTGGCTACCTGGTCGAAACCGACAAGGCCGCTGACATCATGACCACTGCCATTGAAACCGGCGTTCTGGCCTCCCGCTGCACTCAGCAGCCCATTGGCGCGAATGCCGATTCGTTCAGCTATTTGGCTGGCGATGACCGCGACCGCTCGACCGGCAAGCGCAACGGCATTCAGGTTTACCGCAAGGGCGAAGCTGACACCATGGTCAGTTCCGGCAAGGCTCAGTTGAAGGAACGCGAGCTGCGCGTGGAAGACATGTATGGTCTGATCTACGTCACCAATCGCATGCTGGCCGACGCGGTGGCCATGGCCGAATACTCGAAGCGTTGCCTTCGTGAACAACTCGCGTTCAAGCTGGATCTGGAAATCTTCCAGGGCAACGGCGCTGGTCAGTGCCTTGGCATCATCAATTCCGGCCTCCCTGTTTCCGTGGCAAAGGAAAGCGCACAGGCGAATGACACCATCATCGCCGAGAACGTGGTCAAGATGCTTGCTCGTTTCAAGGGCAACATCGGCGGCGCGGCTTGGTTCGTGAATCAGGATTGTCTGCCCCAGTTCCCGCTCATGAAGATTGGCGACACCCCGATCTTCGTCCCCGGTGGAAGCTTTGCGAATGCGCCCTTTGGCGTACTCCTGGGTCGCCCGATTGTGCCCATCGAGTTCTGCAAGACCGTTGGCGACAAGTGGGACATCATCCTTGGCGACTTCTCCGAGTATCTGTTGATCCGTAAGGGTGGCGTCGAGGAAGCCGAGTCCATGCACGTCAAGTTCCTG contains these protein-coding regions:
- a CDS encoding phage major capsid protein is translated as AAAERHLKVVNAASGGTTGIDSEGGYLVETDKAADIMTTAIETGVLASRCTQQPIGANADSFSYLAGDDRDRSTGKRNGIQVYRKGEADTMVSSGKAQLKERELRVEDMYGLIYVTNRMLADAVAMAEYSKRCLREQLAFKLDLEIFQGNGAGQCLGIINSGLPVSVAKESAQANDTIIAENVVKMLARFKGNIGGAAWFVNQDCLPQFPLMKIGDTPIFVPGGSFANAPFGVLLGRPIVPIEFCKTVGDKWDIILGDFSEYLLIRKGGVEEAESMHVKFLTDEMAFRFKARNNGQPMHDSPITPLNGSNTLSPFVTLDAR